Proteins encoded in a region of the Brevefilum fermentans genome:
- a CDS encoding class I SAM-dependent DNA methyltransferase translates to MSQTNKRQNLFDRWASTYDEDLEGKEAFPFFGYDAVLQSMLTAAELQPGHRVLDVGVGTGNLARRLPIPVDQIWGLDFSAAMLEKARLALPAAHLIQADLVGEDWLAKIEQRFECILSAYTLHEFPDPLKIKILTKLAKNSLKADGAMIIGDISFQHQADYHFVRKKFFDSWDEDEYYWCAEPLAGMLNQAGFSVHYEQISICAGTYQLRWKGY, encoded by the coding sequence TTGTCACAAACAAACAAGCGCCAAAACCTGTTTGATCGTTGGGCGTCCACCTATGACGAAGACCTGGAAGGAAAGGAAGCATTCCCGTTTTTCGGTTATGATGCTGTTTTGCAAAGCATGCTCACAGCCGCAGAGCTCCAACCCGGTCACCGGGTCCTCGATGTGGGAGTTGGTACGGGCAATTTAGCACGGCGGTTGCCCATTCCTGTTGACCAAATCTGGGGCCTGGATTTTTCTGCAGCGATGTTGGAAAAAGCTCGCCTGGCGCTGCCCGCTGCACACCTTATTCAGGCTGATCTGGTTGGTGAGGATTGGCTGGCAAAAATTGAGCAGCGCTTTGAGTGCATCCTGTCAGCCTATACCCTGCATGAGTTTCCTGACCCCCTGAAAATAAAAATTTTGACCAAGCTGGCAAAAAATAGCTTGAAAGCAGACGGGGCAATGATCATCGGGGATATTTCTTTTCAGCACCAGGCTGATTACCATTTTGTGCGGAAAAAGTTTTTTGATTCTTGGGATGAGGATGAATATTACTGGTGCGCCGAGCCCCTGGCAGGCATGCTCAACCAGGCTGGATTTTCCGTTCATTACGAGCAGATTTCGATTTGCGCTGGCACTTATCAATTGCGCTGGAAAGGGTATTGA
- a CDS encoding NfeD family protein, whose amino-acid sequence MKQKSMIFGGILLVLIGAFLLSREIWPGLFQFWDWPFFIIGLGGVFILWAIVNKTGGLAVPGAILAGIGGILYYQSLTKDWASWSYIWGLIPGFVGIGVILSGIIDGNYKEAFTGGLTLLLISGVLFFAFGEFFGLYAEITRYWPILLILLGVIALVRAVFSKKKMRT is encoded by the coding sequence ATGAAACAAAAAAGTATGATCTTTGGTGGCATTCTGCTGGTCCTAATAGGCGCATTTCTGCTCAGCCGGGAAATCTGGCCAGGATTATTTCAATTCTGGGATTGGCCGTTTTTTATCATCGGCCTGGGCGGTGTTTTCATCCTCTGGGCAATTGTCAACAAAACTGGCGGACTGGCTGTCCCCGGAGCAATCCTGGCAGGCATCGGTGGCATCCTTTATTACCAGAGCCTGACCAAGGATTGGGCTTCCTGGTCGTATATCTGGGGATTGATCCCAGGCTTTGTAGGTATCGGGGTGATCCTCAGCGGGATCATCGATGGCAATTATAAAGAAGCCTTTACCGGAGGGCTTACCCTCCTGTTGATCAGCGGTGTATTATTTTTTGCCTTTGGAGAGTTCTTCGGGCTGTATGCAGAGATAACCCGTTACTGGCCGATATTGTTGATCCTTCTGGGTGTGATTGCCCTGGTACGCGCCGTCTTCTCCAAAAAGAAAATGCGTACCTGA